A genomic segment from Pseudoduganella chitinolytica encodes:
- a CDS encoding succinylglutamate desuccinylase/aspartoacylase domain-containing protein: protein MTASAPLQFRSVTYTGLEPGPRLIVTGAVHGNETAGTQGILRVMAELDCGALTMAAGSATFVPVTNPLAYARKQRAGERNLNRNLFPKAQPEDFEDRVANWLCPLLAAHDVLLDLHSFNAPGEPFVMMGPRDNDGPLEPFHHEQAERSLARVLGVRRFVDGWLRTYGAGVQRRLRGDSQLETVLRYGVGTTEYMRTTGGYALTLECGQHADPQAPQVAYRAIRNTLAHLRLVAEPAPQPVPADAIEALSMIEVFDKLHDDDAFSRPWSSFDRVAAGDEIGRRADGTPVLAPFDAVILFPDTAARANAEWYYLARVNPAF from the coding sequence ATGACCGCATCCGCTCCGCTGCAGTTCCGATCCGTCACCTACACGGGTCTTGAGCCCGGGCCGCGCCTGATCGTCACGGGCGCCGTGCACGGCAACGAGACGGCGGGCACGCAGGGCATCCTGCGCGTCATGGCGGAGCTCGATTGCGGCGCCCTGACGATGGCTGCCGGCAGCGCTACGTTCGTGCCCGTGACGAATCCGCTGGCGTATGCACGCAAGCAGCGGGCCGGCGAGCGCAACCTGAATCGCAACCTGTTCCCGAAAGCGCAGCCGGAAGACTTCGAGGACCGCGTCGCCAACTGGTTGTGCCCCCTGCTGGCCGCGCACGACGTGCTGCTGGACCTGCATTCGTTCAACGCGCCGGGCGAGCCTTTCGTGATGATGGGACCGCGCGACAACGACGGCCCGCTGGAACCGTTCCACCACGAACAGGCGGAGCGCTCGCTGGCACGGGTGCTGGGTGTGCGCCGCTTCGTGGACGGCTGGCTGCGCACCTACGGCGCGGGAGTGCAGCGGCGCCTGCGCGGCGACAGCCAGCTCGAGACGGTGCTGCGCTATGGCGTGGGCACGACGGAATACATGCGCACGACCGGCGGTTACGCGCTGACGCTTGAATGCGGCCAGCACGCCGATCCGCAGGCACCGCAGGTCGCCTACCGGGCCATCCGCAATACGCTGGCGCACTTGCGGCTGGTGGCGGAACCGGCGCCGCAGCCGGTGCCGGCCGATGCCATCGAGGCGTTGTCGATGATCGAAGTGTTCGACAAGCTGCATGACGACGATGCGTTCAGCCGCCCGTGGTCCAGCTTCGACCGGGTGGCGGCGGGAGACGAGATCGGCCGCCGCGCCGACGGCACGCCCGTGCTGGCGCCGTTCGACGCGGTCATCCTGTTTCCCGACACCGCCGCGCGGGCGAATGCCGAGTGGTATTACCTGGCGCGGGTCAATCCGGCCTTTTAA
- a CDS encoding MBL fold metallo-hydrolase: MSRKIRLAPAALLTALAVASGIASAAAPMVKTQAPGFYRTMVGDIEVTVISDGTVDLPMDKLLHAPKPKIDQALGRHFLRAPVETSVNAFLVNTGSKLVLVDAGAGNLFGPTLGKLVTSIKAAGYQPEQIDEIYITHMHPDHVGGLNAGDKPAFPNAVVRADQHDADFWLSKEQMDAAPADKKGYFQGAQGALGPYAGANRLQPFNGNTELVPGVRATSSYGHTPGHTTYVVESRGQKLVLIGDLMHARFIQFDDPSVTIGFDSDSKAALAARKAAFAAAAKEGALIGAAHLPFPGLGHLRSSGKGYEFVPVNYTVPR; the protein is encoded by the coding sequence ATGTCCAGAAAAATTCGCCTGGCGCCCGCCGCGCTGTTGACCGCCCTGGCTGTCGCCAGCGGTATCGCTTCCGCGGCCGCGCCGATGGTCAAGACGCAGGCGCCCGGCTTCTATCGCACGATGGTGGGCGACATCGAAGTGACCGTCATCAGCGACGGCACCGTCGACCTGCCGATGGACAAGCTGTTGCATGCGCCGAAACCGAAGATCGACCAGGCGCTCGGGCGTCATTTCCTGCGGGCGCCCGTGGAGACGTCCGTCAACGCCTTCCTCGTCAATACAGGCAGCAAGCTGGTGCTGGTGGACGCCGGTGCCGGCAACCTGTTCGGCCCGACCCTGGGCAAGCTCGTCACCAGCATCAAGGCGGCCGGCTACCAGCCCGAGCAGATCGACGAGATCTACATCACGCACATGCACCCCGACCACGTCGGCGGCCTGAACGCGGGCGACAAGCCGGCGTTCCCGAATGCCGTCGTACGGGCCGACCAGCACGATGCGGACTTCTGGCTGAGCAAGGAACAGATGGATGCCGCGCCGGCGGACAAGAAAGGGTACTTCCAGGGCGCGCAGGGCGCGCTGGGGCCGTATGCGGGTGCCAACCGGCTGCAGCCCTTCAACGGCAATACGGAACTGGTACCGGGCGTGCGCGCCACGTCCAGCTACGGCCACACGCCCGGCCACACGACTTACGTGGTGGAAAGCCGCGGCCAGAAACTGGTGCTGATCGGCGACCTGATGCACGCACGATTCATCCAGTTCGACGACCCGTCGGTGACGATCGGCTTCGACAGCGACAGCAAGGCCGCGCTGGCCGCGCGCAAGGCGGCGTTCGCGGCCGCGGCGAAGGAGGGGGCGCTGATCGGTGCGGCCCACCTGCCGTTCCCGGGGCTGGGGCACCTGCGCAGCAGCGGCAAGGGTTACGAGTTCGTTCCCGTCAATTACACCGTGCCACGCTGA
- a CDS encoding 4-hydroxyproline epimerase — MQRLDIIDSHTGGEPTRLIVAGGPDLGTGPLAERLARMRTGHDRYRTATVCEPRGSDVLVGALLCAPHAPDCVAGVLFFNNVGYLGMCGHGTIGLVASLAHLGRIGPGRHRIDTPVGVVTAELHEDGSVTVDNVPAHRTRQAVQVAVPGYGSVTGDVAWGGNWFFLVGAHPFAVVPAEIEALTAYCVAVGDALAAAGIAGDDGAPIDHIEVFGAPTDPAVADSRSFVLCPGKAYDRSPCGTGTSAKLACLAADGKLAPGRTWRQQSIIGSVFEACYRVEEGNVLPSIRGRAWINAEAALLVDDTDPFGWGIPR, encoded by the coding sequence ATGCAACGTCTCGACATCATCGATTCCCACACGGGCGGCGAGCCGACCCGCCTGATCGTCGCGGGCGGGCCGGATCTCGGCACTGGCCCCTTGGCGGAACGGTTGGCGCGCATGCGCACCGGACACGACCGCTATCGCACGGCAACAGTGTGCGAACCGCGCGGGTCGGACGTGCTGGTGGGCGCGCTGCTGTGCGCACCGCACGCGCCGGACTGCGTTGCCGGCGTCCTCTTCTTCAACAACGTCGGCTACCTGGGCATGTGCGGGCACGGCACCATCGGCCTCGTCGCCTCGCTGGCGCACCTGGGCCGCATAGGTCCGGGCCGGCATCGCATCGATACGCCGGTCGGCGTCGTCACGGCCGAGCTGCACGAGGACGGCAGCGTCACCGTCGACAATGTGCCCGCGCACCGCACGCGCCAGGCGGTACAGGTGGCGGTGCCAGGCTACGGCAGCGTCACGGGCGACGTCGCGTGGGGCGGCAACTGGTTCTTCCTGGTCGGCGCGCATCCGTTTGCCGTGGTGCCGGCCGAGATCGAAGCGTTGACGGCCTACTGCGTGGCGGTGGGCGACGCGCTGGCGGCGGCCGGCATCGCGGGCGACGACGGCGCGCCGATCGACCATATCGAAGTATTCGGGGCGCCGACCGACCCGGCCGTGGCGGACAGCCGCAGCTTCGTGCTGTGTCCCGGCAAGGCCTACGACCGCTCGCCATGTGGCACCGGCACCAGCGCCAAGCTGGCCTGTTTGGCGGCGGACGGCAAGCTGGCACCGGGGCGGACATGGCGCCAGCAAAGCATCATCGGCAGCGTGTTCGAAGCCTGCTACCGGGTGGAGGAGGGCAATGTACTGCCGTCGATCCGCGGCCGGGCCTGGATCAATGCCGAGGCGGCGTTGCTGGTCGATGACACCGATCCGTTCGGGTGGGGCATACCGCGCTGA
- a CDS encoding ArsR/SmtB family transcription factor yields MTELDIDAIHKALANPVRRQILAWLKEPEVHFAQQLHPVSLGVCAGVIDHKCGLSQSTVSGHLAILQKAGLVTVTRLGQWNMFKRNEEVIQGFLDRLNLGL; encoded by the coding sequence ATGACTGAACTCGACATCGACGCGATCCACAAGGCGCTGGCCAATCCCGTGCGGCGCCAGATCCTGGCATGGCTGAAGGAACCGGAAGTCCATTTCGCCCAGCAGCTGCATCCCGTGTCGCTGGGCGTGTGCGCAGGCGTGATCGACCACAAATGCGGCCTGTCGCAATCGACCGTGTCCGGCCACCTGGCGATCCTGCAGAAGGCCGGACTGGTGACGGTCACGCGGCTGGGGCAGTGGAATATGTTCAAGCGCAACGAAGAGGTCATCCAGGGTTTCCTCGACCGACTAAACCTCGGCCTGTAA
- the ureE gene encoding urease accessory protein UreE, with the protein MLTLHTKISDTNVTDPRAPVDGRLVLPYELREKCRLRARLDSGEEVAIFTVRGTVLRGGDLLKGDDGRVVRVEAAPESTYKITCADAHALLRCAFHLGNRHTQAQVGDGFLRIRADVVLREMLAGLGATVIEQLAPFEPESGAYGGGHHHHDHGHGPLAPVPLRQRIHRPGDPA; encoded by the coding sequence ATGCTGACACTGCACACGAAAATATCGGACACGAACGTCACCGACCCGCGCGCGCCCGTCGACGGGCGCCTGGTGCTGCCGTACGAGCTGCGCGAGAAGTGCCGCCTGCGCGCGCGGCTCGACTCGGGCGAGGAAGTCGCCATCTTCACCGTGCGCGGCACCGTGCTGCGCGGCGGCGACCTGCTGAAGGGCGACGACGGCCGCGTCGTGAGGGTGGAGGCGGCGCCGGAATCGACCTACAAGATCACCTGCGCCGATGCGCACGCGCTGCTGCGCTGTGCCTTCCACCTGGGGAACCGCCACACGCAGGCACAGGTGGGCGACGGCTTCCTGCGCATCCGCGCCGACGTCGTGCTGCGCGAGATGCTGGCGGGATTGGGGGCCACGGTCATCGAACAACTGGCGCCGTTCGAGCCGGAGTCCGGCGCCTACGGCGGCGGCCATCACCACCACGACCATGGCCATGGTCCGCTGGCGCCGGTGCCGCTGCGCCAGCGCATCCACCGGCCGGGCGATCCGGCATGA
- a CDS encoding YciI family protein: protein MTKFLISFPASAMDVPAEEMPAVSEASHAVIREAKAAGVYVFGGGINSDVAPVMVAPDGRCKAETYPQTRQFDGGFCVLELPSRAEAVHWAAKIAASCRCAQELREFFYDPEC, encoded by the coding sequence ATGACCAAGTTCCTGATTTCGTTCCCCGCCAGTGCGATGGATGTTCCTGCCGAGGAGATGCCTGCCGTGTCCGAGGCCTCGCATGCCGTGATCCGGGAGGCGAAGGCCGCCGGGGTCTATGTGTTTGGCGGCGGCATCAACAGCGATGTCGCGCCGGTGATGGTGGCGCCGGATGGGCGCTGCAAGGCGGAGACGTACCCGCAGACCAGGCAATTCGATGGCGGCTTCTGTGTACTGGAACTTCCGTCCAGGGCCGAAGCCGTCCACTGGGCAGCGAAGATAGCCGCGTCCTGCCGCTGTGCCCAGGAGCTGCGCGAGTTCTTCTACGACCCCGAATGCTGA
- the ureG gene encoding urease accessory protein UreG, producing the protein MQITSNPLRVGIGGPVGSGKTALCEMLCKGMRERYDMAVITNDIYTREDMEILLRADALPAARLMGVETGGCPHTAIREDASINLEAIARMQADFPDLDLILVESGGDNLAATFSPELSDLTLYVIDVAGGEKIPRKGGPGITRSDLLIINKTDLAPHVGADLDVMARDARQQRGERPFVFTNLRSGEGVEQVIAFIREQGLLETRP; encoded by the coding sequence ATGCAGATCACATCGAACCCGCTGCGCGTCGGCATCGGCGGCCCGGTCGGCTCCGGCAAGACGGCGCTGTGCGAAATGCTGTGCAAGGGCATGCGCGAGCGCTACGACATGGCCGTCATCACCAACGACATCTACACCCGCGAGGACATGGAGATCCTGCTGCGCGCGGATGCGCTGCCGGCCGCGCGGCTGATGGGCGTGGAAACGGGCGGCTGTCCCCACACGGCGATCCGCGAGGACGCGTCGATCAACCTGGAAGCCATCGCCCGCATGCAGGCCGACTTCCCCGACCTGGACCTGATCCTCGTCGAATCGGGCGGCGACAACCTGGCGGCGACCTTCAGCCCCGAGCTGTCCGACCTGACCCTGTACGTGATCGACGTGGCCGGCGGCGAGAAGATCCCGCGCAAGGGCGGGCCCGGCATCACGCGCTCGGATCTCCTCATCATCAACAAGACCGACCTGGCGCCGCACGTGGGCGCGGACCTGGACGTGATGGCGCGCGACGCCCGCCAGCAACGGGGCGAGCGGCCGTTCGTCTTCACCAACCTGCGCAGCGGCGAGGGCGTCGAGCAGGTCATCGCGTTCATCCGCGAGCAGGGCCTGCTGGAGACGCGGCCATGA
- a CDS encoding HupE/UreJ family protein, producing MSARRLLLLGLCLPLPALAHPGHVDGAGFVAGLLHPLTGIDHLLALLAIGIWSARQPARLLPAVVVALAVGAGVGVAGLRLPALEGGIALSVLVAGALVAAAVRLPALAACAIMAGFALWHGNAHGLELSRASAIAGFLLASAALLMAGRWLGAWPRARVLGGAVAAAGFVLLAA from the coding sequence ATGAGCGCGCGCCGGCTGTTGCTCCTGGGCCTGTGCCTGCCGTTGCCGGCGCTGGCCCATCCCGGTCACGTGGATGGCGCCGGTTTCGTCGCGGGGCTGCTGCACCCGCTGACCGGCATCGATCACCTGCTGGCGCTGCTGGCCATCGGCATCTGGAGCGCGCGCCAGCCGGCGCGGCTGCTGCCGGCGGTTGTCGTCGCGCTGGCTGTCGGCGCCGGCGTCGGCGTGGCCGGCCTGCGCCTGCCGGCGCTGGAGGGCGGAATCGCGTTGTCGGTACTGGTGGCCGGCGCGCTGGTCGCCGCGGCGGTGCGGCTGCCGGCCCTGGCGGCATGCGCCATCATGGCCGGCTTCGCGCTATGGCATGGCAATGCCCACGGCCTGGAACTGTCGCGGGCGAGCGCCATCGCCGGCTTCCTGCTGGCCAGCGCGGCATTGCTGATGGCGGGACGGTGGCTGGGTGCATGGCCGCGGGCACGCGTGCTGGGCGGCGCCGTGGCAGCGGCAGGGTTCGTCCTGCTGGCCGCTTAG
- a CDS encoding acyltransferase family protein, with the protein MNHRPTRRLHGLDTLRALAILLVFANHYVNFVTRRPTLGFVGEIGWAGVDLFFALSGYLIGNQIFAGLRQDTFSLPVFYARRLLRTLPNYYVVLALYAFWPVFAAHSPHAPWWQYLTFTLNFDLKPGTRFSHSWSLCVEEQFYLALPALALLAAACGRWRLHLGWLLIASSFIAGMLLRAHAWDEARPPSGGNSLYYRTIYYSTLCRFDELVAGVALALLKNCHAGLWARLTAWGNWTLALGTAIVAVAFKLFLANHFGRAETIFGYPLLALGFGLLVLAAVSPGSLLYGLRVPGAGSLALWSYAIYLVHKQLCIVLAPLLAPLGIHAREPAGVALLLVASVWAGWLLFVLVETPFMRLRERWLDAPRTLPAVPVAGRQSPSY; encoded by the coding sequence ATGAACCATCGCCCGACCCGCCGCCTGCACGGCCTCGACACCCTGCGCGCGCTGGCGATCCTGCTGGTGTTCGCCAATCACTACGTCAACTTCGTCACCCGCCGTCCCACCTTGGGCTTTGTCGGCGAGATCGGCTGGGCCGGCGTCGACCTGTTCTTCGCGCTGTCCGGCTACCTGATCGGCAACCAGATCTTTGCCGGCCTGCGCCAGGACACGTTCTCGCTGCCGGTGTTCTATGCGCGCCGCCTGCTGCGCACGCTGCCCAATTACTATGTGGTGCTGGCGTTGTACGCGTTCTGGCCCGTGTTTGCCGCCCACTCGCCCCATGCGCCGTGGTGGCAATACCTGACCTTCACCTTGAACTTCGACCTGAAGCCGGGCACGCGTTTCTCGCACTCGTGGTCGCTGTGCGTCGAGGAGCAGTTTTATCTGGCGCTGCCGGCGCTGGCGCTGCTGGCCGCGGCCTGCGGGCGCTGGCGCCTGCACCTGGGTTGGCTGCTGATCGCGTCCAGCTTCATCGCGGGCATGCTGCTGCGCGCGCATGCCTGGGACGAGGCGCGCCCGCCGTCGGGCGGTAACTCGCTGTACTATCGCACCATCTACTACTCGACCTTGTGCCGCTTCGACGAACTGGTGGCCGGTGTCGCGCTGGCGCTGCTGAAGAATTGCCATGCAGGGCTGTGGGCCAGGCTGACGGCGTGGGGCAACTGGACGCTGGCGCTGGGCACGGCCATCGTTGCCGTGGCGTTCAAGCTGTTCCTGGCCAATCACTTCGGCCGGGCCGAGACGATCTTCGGTTACCCGCTGCTGGCGCTGGGTTTCGGCCTGCTGGTGCTGGCAGCCGTCAGTCCTGGCTCGCTGTTGTATGGCCTGCGCGTGCCGGGGGCAGGGAGCCTGGCGTTATGGTCGTATGCGATCTACCTGGTGCACAAGCAATTGTGCATCGTGCTGGCGCCGCTGCTGGCACCGCTGGGGATCCATGCCCGCGAACCGGCTGGCGTGGCCCTGCTGCTGGTGGCGAGCGTGTGGGCCGGCTGGCTGTTGTTCGTCCTGGTGGAGACGCCTTTCATGCGCCTGCGCGAGCGCTGGCTGGATGCGCCGCGCACGCTGCCAGCCGTGCCCGTGGCCGGCCGGCAGTCACCGTCCTACTGA
- a CDS encoding urease accessory protein UreF codes for MAAAQLLHLLQLASPSLPIGAYSYSQGLEAALEQGLVKDADSARHWIVRQLHEVVTRWEAPLCWRLMAAFTQRDAQLVAELSEQFLASRDTSELRAETVQMGFSLARLIAELGIADEGALAMLHAHAEVPLPAAYACAVAALGIPHEEALLALLFAWAENQVLVCVKSVPLGQVAGQKLLLALRPELEAAALCAQSLGEYDLSNWAPGLALLSMRHEVQYSRLYRS; via the coding sequence ATCGCGGCGGCGCAACTGCTGCACCTGTTGCAGCTGGCCAGTCCGTCGCTGCCGATCGGTGCCTACAGCTATTCGCAGGGGCTGGAGGCGGCGCTGGAGCAGGGCCTGGTGAAGGACGCGGACAGCGCCCGGCACTGGATCGTGCGCCAATTGCACGAAGTGGTGACGCGCTGGGAAGCGCCGCTGTGCTGGCGCCTGATGGCGGCATTCACGCAGCGCGATGCACAGCTGGTCGCGGAGCTGTCGGAGCAATTCCTGGCATCGCGCGACACGTCCGAGCTGCGCGCCGAGACGGTGCAGATGGGCTTTTCGCTGGCGCGCCTGATCGCCGAACTGGGCATCGCCGACGAAGGCGCGCTGGCGATGCTGCACGCGCATGCCGAGGTGCCGCTGCCGGCGGCGTATGCCTGTGCCGTCGCGGCGCTGGGCATTCCGCACGAGGAAGCGTTGCTGGCGCTGCTGTTCGCGTGGGCGGAAAACCAGGTGCTGGTGTGCGTCAAGTCGGTGCCGCTGGGCCAGGTGGCGGGGCAGAAGCTGCTGCTGGCGCTGCGCCCGGAACTGGAGGCGGCCGCGCTGTGCGCGCAGTCGCTGGGCGAATACGACCTGTCAAACTGGGCCCCAGGCCTGGCGCTCCTGTCGATGCGCCATGAAGTGCAATACAGCCGACTCTATCGATCCTGA
- a CDS encoding alkene reductase, translating to MTTLFDPITIGDLTLKNRVIMAPLTRARANPGRVPNALMAEYYAQRASAGLILSEATSVTPQGVGYENTPGIWSDEQVAGWKLVTEAVHAKGGKIFMQLWHVGRISDPSLLDGEAPVAPSAIPAKGHVSLLRPIRPYPVPRALTTEEVAEVVAAYRLGAENAKKAGFDGVEIHGANGYLLDQFLQDSTNQRTDQYGGPIENRARLMLEVTDAAIDVWGADRVGMHLAPRRDAHDMGDSDPEGTFTYVARELGKRKIAFICAREAVGEDSLGPLLKREFGGIYIANEQFSLESAQRALNDGTADAIAFGKDFIANPDLPERLQQGAPLNPQRPELFYGPSAEGYTDYPALA from the coding sequence ATGACGACATTGTTCGACCCCATCACCATCGGCGACCTGACCCTGAAGAACCGCGTCATCATGGCACCGCTGACGCGTGCCCGCGCCAATCCCGGCCGCGTGCCCAACGCGCTGATGGCCGAGTACTACGCCCAGCGCGCCAGCGCCGGCCTGATCCTGTCCGAGGCCACTTCCGTGACGCCGCAGGGCGTGGGCTACGAGAACACGCCGGGCATCTGGTCCGACGAGCAGGTGGCTGGCTGGAAATTGGTTACCGAGGCCGTCCACGCCAAGGGCGGCAAGATCTTCATGCAACTGTGGCACGTGGGCCGTATTTCCGATCCGAGCCTGCTGGATGGCGAGGCGCCGGTGGCGCCCAGCGCGATTCCGGCCAAGGGCCATGTCAGCCTGCTGCGTCCGATCCGCCCGTATCCGGTGCCGCGCGCACTGACGACCGAGGAAGTGGCCGAGGTCGTCGCCGCCTATCGCCTGGGTGCGGAGAACGCCAAGAAAGCGGGCTTTGACGGCGTGGAAATCCACGGCGCCAATGGCTACCTGCTCGACCAGTTCCTGCAGGACAGCACCAACCAGCGTACCGACCAGTACGGCGGCCCGATCGAGAACCGTGCCCGCCTGATGCTGGAAGTGACGGACGCCGCCATCGACGTGTGGGGCGCGGACCGCGTCGGCATGCACCTGGCGCCGCGCCGCGACGCGCACGACATGGGCGACTCCGACCCGGAAGGCACGTTCACCTACGTCGCACGCGAACTGGGCAAGCGCAAGATCGCCTTCATCTGCGCGCGTGAGGCGGTCGGTGAGGACAGCCTGGGCCCGCTGCTGAAGCGGGAATTCGGCGGCATCTATATCGCCAACGAGCAGTTCAGCCTGGAAAGCGCGCAGCGCGCCCTGAACGACGGTACAGCCGACGCCATCGCCTTCGGCAAGGACTTCATCGCCAATCCGGACCTGCCGGAGCGCCTGCAGCAAGGCGCGCCGCTCAATCCGCAGCGGCCGGAGCTGTTCTACGGTCCTTCGGCCGAGGGCTATACGGACTATCCTGCCCTGGCTTGA
- the sugE gene encoding quaternary ammonium compound efflux SMR transporter SugE produces the protein MSWVFLFIAGLLEVGWAVGLKYTAGFTKLLPSALTLAAMTGSIGLLGLALRGLPLGTAYAVWTGIGTVGTAAFGMLVLGEPAGAARILCIGLIVAGILGLKLLSPH, from the coding sequence ATGTCCTGGGTGTTCCTGTTTATCGCCGGCCTGCTGGAAGTGGGCTGGGCTGTCGGCCTGAAATATACGGCCGGTTTCACGAAGCTGCTGCCGAGCGCCCTGACCTTGGCCGCGATGACGGGCAGCATCGGCCTGCTGGGCCTGGCGTTGCGCGGCCTGCCGCTGGGCACGGCTTATGCCGTCTGGACTGGCATCGGCACCGTTGGTACCGCCGCGTTCGGCATGCTGGTGCTGGGCGAGCCGGCCGGGGCCGCGCGAATCCTGTGCATCGGCCTGATCGTGGCCGGTATCCTGGGCCTGAAACTGCTGTCGCCGCACTAA
- a CDS encoding 1-acyl-sn-glycerol-3-phosphate acyltransferase has product MTNYRLAVAALPTIKQRMALRVLHLFGWKFMYRPLPGPRGILVTYQHTSNWDFFIGLFAKWAVDLPFRWLAKDSLFRLPLLGKWLLKLGGQPVDRSAPNGMIRAQAERMNAAPWYWVAITPEGTRSYRPNWKSGFYHLAIEAKVPLCLVALDYPNKTLHMTDHLWLTGDQERDMAAIAAAYAGRQGKHPQNAAPIVLAERREKTRN; this is encoded by the coding sequence ATGACCAATTACCGGCTGGCGGTCGCCGCACTGCCAACGATCAAGCAGCGCATGGCCTTGCGCGTCCTCCACCTCTTCGGCTGGAAATTCATGTACCGGCCATTGCCGGGGCCGCGCGGTATCCTGGTCACCTACCAGCACACGTCGAACTGGGACTTCTTCATCGGCCTGTTCGCCAAGTGGGCCGTCGACCTGCCCTTCCGCTGGCTGGCCAAGGACTCGCTGTTCCGTCTTCCGTTGCTGGGCAAGTGGCTGCTGAAGCTGGGCGGCCAGCCCGTCGACCGCAGCGCGCCGAACGGCATGATCCGGGCCCAGGCCGAGCGCATGAATGCGGCGCCGTGGTATTGGGTCGCCATCACGCCCGAGGGGACGCGCAGCTATCGGCCCAACTGGAAGAGCGGCTTCTACCACCTGGCCATCGAGGCCAAGGTGCCGCTGTGCCTCGTCGCGCTGGATTACCCCAACAAGACGCTGCACATGACGGATCACCTGTGGCTGACGGGCGACCAGGAGCGCGACATGGCCGCCATCGCCGCGGCGTACGCGGGACGGCAGGGCAAGCATCCGCAGAACGCCGCGCCCATCGTGCTGGCCGAGCGGCGCGAAAAGACACGCAACTGA